The Ananas comosus cultivar F153 linkage group 7, ASM154086v1, whole genome shotgun sequence genome has a window encoding:
- the LOC109712722 gene encoding ocs element-binding factor 1-like, with protein sequence MPFSVDDDAAPLLSLPFSLLEPDFDFGFGFTPWQDSPPPPCDQTGPGTEPERSLSPPEPDRAAGPSPAEERRLRRMISNRESARRSRMRKKRHLEELRSRLARHRAENRELAARLGDAAHLSALLPRNSDWLRAEF encoded by the coding sequence ATGCCATTCTCCGTCGACGACGACGCGGCCCCGCTCCTCTCCCTCCCTTTCTCCCTCCTCGAACCCGACTTCGacttcgggttcgggttcaccCCGTGGCAGGACTCGCCCCCTCCTCCATGCGACCAAACCGGGCCTGGAACCGAACCGGAGCGGTCCCTCTCCCCGCCCGAGCCGGACCGGGCGGCGGGGCCGTCTCCGGCCGAGGAGCGCCGGCTCCGGCGCATGATCTCGAACCGCGAGTCGGCGCGCCGCTCCCGCATGCGGAAGAAGCGCCACCTCGAGGAGCTCCGGAGCCGCCTCGCGCGCCACCGCGCCGAGAACCGCGAGCTCGCCGCGCGGCTCGGTGACGCCGCCCACCTCTCCGCGCTCCTCCCCCGCAACTCCGACTGGCTCCGGGCCGAGTTC